The proteins below are encoded in one region of Apostichopus japonicus isolate 1M-3 chromosome 22, ASM3797524v1, whole genome shotgun sequence:
- the LOC139963560 gene encoding carnitine O-acetyltransferase-like isoform X2, whose protein sequence is MLSSRIQGIKHVMRHTVAITYKSVGTQTLVDRGTQTAPILGGRMFSQQKSLSKFPVPPLQQTLYKYLLQLQPLVGPEEYEQTKQIVDDFGKPEGMGEKLQMGLLQKFKRKDNWFADWWSDTAYLGYREPVVVNVSPGIIFPRQDFNSLEGQIEFAAKLIAGLLDYNYQIATQTLAVDMLGGQPLCMDQYHKILAACRIPGVKKDKFVVFPPYQVNSPRHIVVAHNNHFFALEVLDEDKKPFSLSTIYHQLKNIMDQSQVAAVPLGLLTTEHRNTWGKVYKTMKKDATNYHSFDKINRSLFMVCLDKSTHAEGHSFYDNIAREALYGGGSRSNSGNRWFDKTLQFLIRPDGGVGMCYEHSSAEGPPIITLVDHTLDFIANVLDSIDKPADETADIERLEFNINSKTVDIIDEAKSRLESLGDELQISIAPFTEFGKNYVKKQMMSPDAFIQMAFQLTYYKLHGEPTATYESGSLRKFQYGRTETIRSLSVDSQVFVKAMLNAASQPSEKVHLLRKAVAAHKAYTKDAMAGDGIDRHLLGLKLMAIEIGENVPEIFMDPSFSKSTHFRMSTSQVPAKHDLTMCFGPVAPDGYGLCYNPHPDHINFAITAYNTSPETDSDKFSRALRESLLEMKEALETAPPQSRL, encoded by the exons ATGCTATCATCGAGAATACAGGGTATTAAACACGTG ATGAGGCACACAGTAGCCATCACGTACAAGTCTGTGGGGACCCAGACCCTGGTGGACCGGGGAACCCAGACTGCCCCCATTCTGGGCGGGCGTATGTTCTCACAACAGAAGTCGCTCTCCAAGTTTCCAGTGCCACCTCTGCAACAGACTCTCTATAAATATCTATTACAACTCCAGCCTCTCGTTGGACCAGAAGAATACGAACAGACCAAACAA ATCGTGGACGACTTTGGAAAACCTGAAGGAATGGGCGAAAAGTTGCAAATGGGCTTACTCCAGAAGTTCAAAAGGAAAGATAATTGG TTTGCCGATTGGTGGTCGGATACAGCGTATCTCGGCTACAGAGAACCAGTCGTGGTAAACGTTTCACCAGGGATAATCTTCCCTCGACAAGATTTCAATTCTTTAGAGGGACAAATTGAATTTGCTGCCAAACTCATCGCCGGTCTCTTGGACTACAACTATCAAATTGCTAC TCAGACGTTAGCAGTGGACATGCTTGGTGGTCAGCCGCTATGCATGGACCAGTACCACAAGATTCTAGCTGCCTGTAGGATACCCGGAGTCAAGAAGGACAAGTTTGTCGTCTTTCCTCCGTATCAAGTCAATTCACCGAGACATATAGTCGTAGCTCACAATAATCAC ttttttgCCCTGGAGGTTCTAGACGAAGATAAGAAACCATTCAGTCTGAGTACCATCTACCATCAGCTGAAAAACATTATGGACCAGTCTCAGGTCGCTGCAGTCCCACTGGGTTTATTGACCACAGAGCATAGGAACACATGGGGAAAGGTGTACAAGACCATGAAGAAGG ATGCTACCAATTACCATTCCTTTGACAAAATCAACCGTAGTTTATTCATGGTCTGCTTGGACAAGTCCACCCATGCTGAAGGACACTCATTCTACGACAACATCGCCAGGGAAGCCTTGTACGGTGGGGGGAGCAGATCTAATAGCGGCAACCGTTGGTTCGACAAGACACTGCAG TTTCTGATTCGTCCCGATGGTGGTGTCGGAATGTGTTACGAACATTCATCCGCTGAAGGACCTCCAATTATTACCCTGGTAGACCACACCCTGGATTTTAT AGCTAATGTCTTAGATAGCATTGATAAACCTGCCGATGAAACAGCAGACATTGAAAGATTAGAATTTAACATTAATTCCAAGACCGTGGACATCATAGATGAAGCCAAGTCTAGGTTAGAAAG TCTCGGTGACGAGCTCCAAATCAGTATCGCCCCGTTCACCGAATTTGGTAAAAATTATGTCAAGAAGCAGATGATGAGCCCAGATGCATTCATTCAAATGGCTTTCCAACTTACCTACTACAA ATTACACGGAGAACCGACTGCGACATACGAAAGCGGTTCGCTGCGTAAGTTCCAGTACGGCAGGACCGAGACGATAAGGTCCCTATCGGTGGACTCACAGGTCTTTGTGAAAGCCATGTTGAATGCTGCTAGTCAG CCTAGCGAAAAAGTCCACCTGCTCAGGAAAGCCGTCGCTGCCCACAAGGCATACACCAAAGATGCCATGGCTGGAGACGGTATCGACCGACATCTGCTAGGTCTCAAGTTGATGGCCATCGAGATAGGGGAGAACGTCCCAGAGATCTTCATGGACCCGTCATTCTCCAAGTCTACGCACTTTAGAATGTCGACGAGCCAG GTTCCAGCCAAACACGACCTGACCATGTGCTTCGGCCCCGTCGCACCTGACGGCTATGGGCTCTGTTACAACCCTCACCCGGATCACATCAACTTTGCCATCACGGCCTATAACACAAGTCCCGAGACAGACTCCGATAAATTCTCCCGAGCGCTGCGCGAAAGTTTGCTGGAAATGAAGGAAGCGTTAGAAACTGCCCCTCCACAGTCGAGGCTCTGA
- the LOC139963560 gene encoding carnitine O-acetyltransferase-like isoform X1, whose protein sequence is MKSFARKLLCISKEAEGGQASVMQMRHTVAITYKSVGTQTLVDRGTQTAPILGGRMFSQQKSLSKFPVPPLQQTLYKYLLQLQPLVGPEEYEQTKQIVDDFGKPEGMGEKLQMGLLQKFKRKDNWFADWWSDTAYLGYREPVVVNVSPGIIFPRQDFNSLEGQIEFAAKLIAGLLDYNYQIATQTLAVDMLGGQPLCMDQYHKILAACRIPGVKKDKFVVFPPYQVNSPRHIVVAHNNHFFALEVLDEDKKPFSLSTIYHQLKNIMDQSQVAAVPLGLLTTEHRNTWGKVYKTMKKDATNYHSFDKINRSLFMVCLDKSTHAEGHSFYDNIAREALYGGGSRSNSGNRWFDKTLQFLIRPDGGVGMCYEHSSAEGPPIITLVDHTLDFIANVLDSIDKPADETADIERLEFNINSKTVDIIDEAKSRLESLGDELQISIAPFTEFGKNYVKKQMMSPDAFIQMAFQLTYYKLHGEPTATYESGSLRKFQYGRTETIRSLSVDSQVFVKAMLNAASQPSEKVHLLRKAVAAHKAYTKDAMAGDGIDRHLLGLKLMAIEIGENVPEIFMDPSFSKSTHFRMSTSQVPAKHDLTMCFGPVAPDGYGLCYNPHPDHINFAITAYNTSPETDSDKFSRALRESLLEMKEALETAPPQSRL, encoded by the exons atgaagtcCTTTGCCAGGAAACTTCTCTGTATTTCTAAAGAAGCTGAAGGCGGACAGGCGAGTGTCATGCAG ATGAGGCACACAGTAGCCATCACGTACAAGTCTGTGGGGACCCAGACCCTGGTGGACCGGGGAACCCAGACTGCCCCCATTCTGGGCGGGCGTATGTTCTCACAACAGAAGTCGCTCTCCAAGTTTCCAGTGCCACCTCTGCAACAGACTCTCTATAAATATCTATTACAACTCCAGCCTCTCGTTGGACCAGAAGAATACGAACAGACCAAACAA ATCGTGGACGACTTTGGAAAACCTGAAGGAATGGGCGAAAAGTTGCAAATGGGCTTACTCCAGAAGTTCAAAAGGAAAGATAATTGG TTTGCCGATTGGTGGTCGGATACAGCGTATCTCGGCTACAGAGAACCAGTCGTGGTAAACGTTTCACCAGGGATAATCTTCCCTCGACAAGATTTCAATTCTTTAGAGGGACAAATTGAATTTGCTGCCAAACTCATCGCCGGTCTCTTGGACTACAACTATCAAATTGCTAC TCAGACGTTAGCAGTGGACATGCTTGGTGGTCAGCCGCTATGCATGGACCAGTACCACAAGATTCTAGCTGCCTGTAGGATACCCGGAGTCAAGAAGGACAAGTTTGTCGTCTTTCCTCCGTATCAAGTCAATTCACCGAGACATATAGTCGTAGCTCACAATAATCAC ttttttgCCCTGGAGGTTCTAGACGAAGATAAGAAACCATTCAGTCTGAGTACCATCTACCATCAGCTGAAAAACATTATGGACCAGTCTCAGGTCGCTGCAGTCCCACTGGGTTTATTGACCACAGAGCATAGGAACACATGGGGAAAGGTGTACAAGACCATGAAGAAGG ATGCTACCAATTACCATTCCTTTGACAAAATCAACCGTAGTTTATTCATGGTCTGCTTGGACAAGTCCACCCATGCTGAAGGACACTCATTCTACGACAACATCGCCAGGGAAGCCTTGTACGGTGGGGGGAGCAGATCTAATAGCGGCAACCGTTGGTTCGACAAGACACTGCAG TTTCTGATTCGTCCCGATGGTGGTGTCGGAATGTGTTACGAACATTCATCCGCTGAAGGACCTCCAATTATTACCCTGGTAGACCACACCCTGGATTTTAT AGCTAATGTCTTAGATAGCATTGATAAACCTGCCGATGAAACAGCAGACATTGAAAGATTAGAATTTAACATTAATTCCAAGACCGTGGACATCATAGATGAAGCCAAGTCTAGGTTAGAAAG TCTCGGTGACGAGCTCCAAATCAGTATCGCCCCGTTCACCGAATTTGGTAAAAATTATGTCAAGAAGCAGATGATGAGCCCAGATGCATTCATTCAAATGGCTTTCCAACTTACCTACTACAA ATTACACGGAGAACCGACTGCGACATACGAAAGCGGTTCGCTGCGTAAGTTCCAGTACGGCAGGACCGAGACGATAAGGTCCCTATCGGTGGACTCACAGGTCTTTGTGAAAGCCATGTTGAATGCTGCTAGTCAG CCTAGCGAAAAAGTCCACCTGCTCAGGAAAGCCGTCGCTGCCCACAAGGCATACACCAAAGATGCCATGGCTGGAGACGGTATCGACCGACATCTGCTAGGTCTCAAGTTGATGGCCATCGAGATAGGGGAGAACGTCCCAGAGATCTTCATGGACCCGTCATTCTCCAAGTCTACGCACTTTAGAATGTCGACGAGCCAG GTTCCAGCCAAACACGACCTGACCATGTGCTTCGGCCCCGTCGCACCTGACGGCTATGGGCTCTGTTACAACCCTCACCCGGATCACATCAACTTTGCCATCACGGCCTATAACACAAGTCCCGAGACAGACTCCGATAAATTCTCCCGAGCGCTGCGCGAAAGTTTGCTGGAAATGAAGGAAGCGTTAGAAACTGCCCCTCCACAGTCGAGGCTCTGA
- the LOC139963560 gene encoding carnitine O-acetyltransferase-like isoform X3, protein MRHTVAITYKSVGTQTLVDRGTQTAPILGGRMFSQQKSLSKFPVPPLQQTLYKYLLQLQPLVGPEEYEQTKQIVDDFGKPEGMGEKLQMGLLQKFKRKDNWFADWWSDTAYLGYREPVVVNVSPGIIFPRQDFNSLEGQIEFAAKLIAGLLDYNYQIATQTLAVDMLGGQPLCMDQYHKILAACRIPGVKKDKFVVFPPYQVNSPRHIVVAHNNHFFALEVLDEDKKPFSLSTIYHQLKNIMDQSQVAAVPLGLLTTEHRNTWGKVYKTMKKDATNYHSFDKINRSLFMVCLDKSTHAEGHSFYDNIAREALYGGGSRSNSGNRWFDKTLQFLIRPDGGVGMCYEHSSAEGPPIITLVDHTLDFIANVLDSIDKPADETADIERLEFNINSKTVDIIDEAKSRLESLGDELQISIAPFTEFGKNYVKKQMMSPDAFIQMAFQLTYYKLHGEPTATYESGSLRKFQYGRTETIRSLSVDSQVFVKAMLNAASQPSEKVHLLRKAVAAHKAYTKDAMAGDGIDRHLLGLKLMAIEIGENVPEIFMDPSFSKSTHFRMSTSQVPAKHDLTMCFGPVAPDGYGLCYNPHPDHINFAITAYNTSPETDSDKFSRALRESLLEMKEALETAPPQSRL, encoded by the exons ATGAGGCACACAGTAGCCATCACGTACAAGTCTGTGGGGACCCAGACCCTGGTGGACCGGGGAACCCAGACTGCCCCCATTCTGGGCGGGCGTATGTTCTCACAACAGAAGTCGCTCTCCAAGTTTCCAGTGCCACCTCTGCAACAGACTCTCTATAAATATCTATTACAACTCCAGCCTCTCGTTGGACCAGAAGAATACGAACAGACCAAACAA ATCGTGGACGACTTTGGAAAACCTGAAGGAATGGGCGAAAAGTTGCAAATGGGCTTACTCCAGAAGTTCAAAAGGAAAGATAATTGG TTTGCCGATTGGTGGTCGGATACAGCGTATCTCGGCTACAGAGAACCAGTCGTGGTAAACGTTTCACCAGGGATAATCTTCCCTCGACAAGATTTCAATTCTTTAGAGGGACAAATTGAATTTGCTGCCAAACTCATCGCCGGTCTCTTGGACTACAACTATCAAATTGCTAC TCAGACGTTAGCAGTGGACATGCTTGGTGGTCAGCCGCTATGCATGGACCAGTACCACAAGATTCTAGCTGCCTGTAGGATACCCGGAGTCAAGAAGGACAAGTTTGTCGTCTTTCCTCCGTATCAAGTCAATTCACCGAGACATATAGTCGTAGCTCACAATAATCAC ttttttgCCCTGGAGGTTCTAGACGAAGATAAGAAACCATTCAGTCTGAGTACCATCTACCATCAGCTGAAAAACATTATGGACCAGTCTCAGGTCGCTGCAGTCCCACTGGGTTTATTGACCACAGAGCATAGGAACACATGGGGAAAGGTGTACAAGACCATGAAGAAGG ATGCTACCAATTACCATTCCTTTGACAAAATCAACCGTAGTTTATTCATGGTCTGCTTGGACAAGTCCACCCATGCTGAAGGACACTCATTCTACGACAACATCGCCAGGGAAGCCTTGTACGGTGGGGGGAGCAGATCTAATAGCGGCAACCGTTGGTTCGACAAGACACTGCAG TTTCTGATTCGTCCCGATGGTGGTGTCGGAATGTGTTACGAACATTCATCCGCTGAAGGACCTCCAATTATTACCCTGGTAGACCACACCCTGGATTTTAT AGCTAATGTCTTAGATAGCATTGATAAACCTGCCGATGAAACAGCAGACATTGAAAGATTAGAATTTAACATTAATTCCAAGACCGTGGACATCATAGATGAAGCCAAGTCTAGGTTAGAAAG TCTCGGTGACGAGCTCCAAATCAGTATCGCCCCGTTCACCGAATTTGGTAAAAATTATGTCAAGAAGCAGATGATGAGCCCAGATGCATTCATTCAAATGGCTTTCCAACTTACCTACTACAA ATTACACGGAGAACCGACTGCGACATACGAAAGCGGTTCGCTGCGTAAGTTCCAGTACGGCAGGACCGAGACGATAAGGTCCCTATCGGTGGACTCACAGGTCTTTGTGAAAGCCATGTTGAATGCTGCTAGTCAG CCTAGCGAAAAAGTCCACCTGCTCAGGAAAGCCGTCGCTGCCCACAAGGCATACACCAAAGATGCCATGGCTGGAGACGGTATCGACCGACATCTGCTAGGTCTCAAGTTGATGGCCATCGAGATAGGGGAGAACGTCCCAGAGATCTTCATGGACCCGTCATTCTCCAAGTCTACGCACTTTAGAATGTCGACGAGCCAG GTTCCAGCCAAACACGACCTGACCATGTGCTTCGGCCCCGTCGCACCTGACGGCTATGGGCTCTGTTACAACCCTCACCCGGATCACATCAACTTTGCCATCACGGCCTATAACACAAGTCCCGAGACAGACTCCGATAAATTCTCCCGAGCGCTGCGCGAAAGTTTGCTGGAAATGAAGGAAGCGTTAGAAACTGCCCCTCCACAGTCGAGGCTCTGA
- the LOC139964309 gene encoding alpha-N-acetyl-neuraminyl-2,3-beta-galactosyl-1,3-N-acetyl-galactosaminide alpha-2,6-sialyltransferase-like isoform X2 → MIISVSGLLRRSQPSNIKEANGVIWKLCMMKLYSITSAGFTVSVGCFLVFIAYVHLTSQNVQFRSNEYKDVNQDLYDNEKIFSDFVKNINESIKRMDYDKEYTLKNMSQSGPRVAGNLNTEEEDDLHPLFLDVMKVSRLRQAQKHWLPDSRKHHDLNGYISLLHPNQSPELYCQKCSVISSSSHILHSGAGPAIDADRQCVFRMNTAPTLQFENDVGARTTVRVLAHASVSSLFKSQKSLLGHPNATKYLIAWGPHQFMKEGGLSYRRLKGLAKHYPKVDFYVASHDEMEYADLLFEKETGRSRAKSGSWLTTGWFTMILARSVCSEIHVYGMVGENYCKKEQGRKHPYHYYNLHSQDECEYYRFMERSFNGGHRFMTEKAIFASWAKLSPKIYFHQPEWD, encoded by the exons ATGATCATCTCAGTTTCAGGTCTATTGAGGAGATCTCAACCATCTAATATTAAGGAAGCAAATGGTGTTATTTGGAAGCTTTGCATGATG AAGCTATACAGTATCACTTCAGCAGGTTTCACCGTATCTGTAGGGTGCTTCCTCGTCTTCATCGCCTACGTCCATCTTACAAGTCAAAACGTCCAGTTCCGTTCGAACGAGTACAAAGACGTAAACCAAGACCTATACGATAACGAGAAGATATTCTCGGACTTTGTGAAGAACATCAATGAGAGTATCAAAAGAATGGACTACGACAAAGAGTACACCTTGAAGAATATGTCTCAGAGTGGTCCTCGGGTAGCCGGGAATTTAAATACCGAGGAAGAGGACGACCTCCACCCTCTCTTCCTCGATGTAATGAAGGTGTCCCGATTGAGACAGGCACAGAAGCATTGGTTGCCTGATTCTAGGAAGCATCACGATCTCAATGGTTACATATCTCTATTACACCCGAATCAG TCACCAGAATTATACTGCCAGAAATGTTCTGTAATATCCAGCTCCAGCCATATACTCCACTCCGGTGCAGGACCGGCCATAGACGCCGACAGGCAGTGTGTCTTTCGAATGAATACTGCCCCAACTTTGCAATTTGAAAATGATGTTGGTGCAAGAACGACTGTGAGGGTGTTGGCTCACGCCTCTGTGTCGTCTCTCTTTAAGTCTCAGAAGAGCCTACTAGGCCATCCAAATGCTACCAAATACTTGATAGCTTGGGGTCCCCATCAGTTCATGAAAGAGGGGGGTTTGTCCTACAGGCGTCTGAAAGGACTCGCCAAACACTATCCCAAAGTAGACTTTTACGTAGCATCACATGATGAAATGGAATATGCTGActtattgtttgagaaagaaaCGGGCAGATCTCG AGCCAAATCAGGTAGCTGGTTAACAACTGGTTGGTTTACGATGATCCTGGCGAGATCTGTGTGCAGCGAGATTCACGTCTATGGCATGGTCGGAGAAAACTACTGCAA AAAAGAGCAAGGTAGAAAACATCCGTACCATTACTACAACCTTCACAGCCAGGATGAGTGTGAGTACTACCGTTTCATGGAGAGGTCGTTCAACGGAGGTCACCGTTTCATGACGGAGAAGGCTATTTTTGCATCGTGGGCAAAACTTTCCCCTAAAATCTATTTCCATCAACCAGAATGGGATTGA
- the LOC139964309 gene encoding alpha-N-acetylgalactosaminide alpha-2,6-sialyltransferase 3-like isoform X1, with protein MIISVSGLLRRSQPSNIKEANGVIWKLCMMKLYSITSAGFTVSVGCFLVFIAYVHLTSQNVQFRSNEYKDVNQDLYDNEKIFSDFVKNINESIKRMDYDKEYTLKNMSQSGPRVAGNLNTEEEDDLHPLFLDVMKVSRLRQAQKHWLPDSRKHHDLNGYISLLHPNQSKLDLQCKTCSLVCSSGHLLHSKFGRRIDSADCVFRMNDAPSRGFSKDVGARTSLRMIGFQAVPNVLKNKDVLLMGSAKPRYLVMWGPDREMASNGTGKGYNHLKALAMMLEQQGTECFLLKEEEMAYNNRLYEAETGQNRAKSGSWLTTGWFTMILARSVCSEIHVYGMVGENYCKKEQGRKHPYHYYNLHSQDECEYYRFMERSFNGGHRFMTEKAIFASWAKLSPKIYFHQPEWD; from the exons ATGATCATCTCAGTTTCAGGTCTATTGAGGAGATCTCAACCATCTAATATTAAGGAAGCAAATGGTGTTATTTGGAAGCTTTGCATGATG AAGCTATACAGTATCACTTCAGCAGGTTTCACCGTATCTGTAGGGTGCTTCCTCGTCTTCATCGCCTACGTCCATCTTACAAGTCAAAACGTCCAGTTCCGTTCGAACGAGTACAAAGACGTAAACCAAGACCTATACGATAACGAGAAGATATTCTCGGACTTTGTGAAGAACATCAATGAGAGTATCAAAAGAATGGACTACGACAAAGAGTACACCTTGAAGAATATGTCTCAGAGTGGTCCTCGGGTAGCCGGGAATTTAAATACCGAGGAAGAGGACGACCTCCACCCTCTCTTCCTCGATGTAATGAAGGTGTCCCGATTGAGACAGGCACAGAAGCATTGGTTGCCTGATTCTAGGAAGCATCACGATCTCAATGGTTACATATCTCTATTACACCCGAATCAG TCCAAGTTAGACCTCCAATGCAAAACATGCTCCCTGGTTTGTAGCTCGGGCCACCTTCTGCATTCCAAATTTGGGCGCAGGATAGACTCAGCCGATTGCGTCTTTCGAATGAACGATGCCCCGAGTAGGGGCTTCTCGAAAGACGTCGGCGCCAGGACGAGCCTCCGAATGATCGGTTTTCAAGCCGTGCCAAACGTCTTGAAGAACAAGGACGTCCTCCTGATGGGTTCCGCGAAACCCAGGTACCTGGTGATGTGGGGCCCAGACAGAGAGATGGCATCCAACGGTACTGGTAAAGGTTACAATCATCTAAAAGCATTGGCAATGATGTTGGAGCAGCAGGGCACTGAGTGCTTTCTGTTGAAGGAAGAGGAGATGGCATATAACAATAGGCTATATGAGGCAGAGACTGGTCAGAATAG AGCCAAATCAGGTAGCTGGTTAACAACTGGTTGGTTTACGATGATCCTGGCGAGATCTGTGTGCAGCGAGATTCACGTCTATGGCATGGTCGGAGAAAACTACTGCAA AAAAGAGCAAGGTAGAAAACATCCGTACCATTACTACAACCTTCACAGCCAGGATGAGTGTGAGTACTACCGTTTCATGGAGAGGTCGTTCAACGGAGGTCACCGTTTCATGACGGAGAAGGCTATTTTTGCATCGTGGGCAAAACTTTCCCCTAAAATCTATTTCCATCAACCAGAATGGGATTGA
- the LOC139964310 gene encoding GPI-anchor transamidase-like isoform X2: MRFLFPNDTIETAETFFKRGHTNNWAVLVCTSRFWFNYRHVANVLSMYHSVKRLGIPDSQIILMLADDMACNPRNPRPASVFNNAYQHINVYGDDVEVDYRGYEVTVESFIRVLTGRLPPSTPRSKRLMTDDRSNVLVYMTGHGGDGFLKFQDSEEISSIELADAFGQMWQKRRYHEVLYIVDTCQAVSMFQQFYSPNILGVGSSQVGEDSLSHHVDSAIGVYIIDRYTYYALEFLEKITTTSQKTMDDFFKVCPYNQCHSHTGYRTDLFQRDISKVLVTDFFGSVRNVEVSTSRLPLSEVNHTRSKVETKVSGGTYYYVDQFPSKPAENSEDKKQRVQFSNQFIIANTILLAIAAVVLVSRR; this comes from the exons GTTTGCACATCCCGGTTTTGGTTCAACTATCGTCATGTTGCCAATGTCCTGTCAATGTACCATAGTGTTAAACGACTGGGTATTCCTGACAGCCAAATTATATTGATGCTAGCGGACGATATGGCCTGTAATCCTAGGAATCCAAGACCAG CGTCAGTGTTCAACAATGCTTACCAGCACATCAACGTGTATGGAGATGACGTGGAAGTAGACTACAGAGGATACGAA GTGACAGTTGAAAGTTTCATCCGTGTTCTGACAGGCCGCCTCCCGCCGAGCACGCCCCGTTCCAAGAGACTGATGACCGATGACCGCAGCAATGTATTGGTCTACATGACCGGTCATGGTGGGGACGGATTCCTAAAATTCCAAGACTCTGAAGAAATATCCAGCATAGAGTTAGCAGATGCCTTTGGTCAGATGTGGCAAAAGAGGAG ATATCATGAGGTGCTGTATATTGTGGATACCTGCCAAGCTGTCTCAATGTTTCAACAGTTTTATTCTCCCAATATCTTGGGCGTTGGAAGCAGCCAAGTGGGGGAAGATTCTTTATCA CATCATGTGGATTCAGCCATCGGAGTCTACATTATCGACAGATACACGTACTACGCACTCGAATTCCTGGAGAAAATTACGACCACGAGTCAAAAAACGATGGACGATTTT tttaaGGTCTGTCCATACAACCAATGCCATTCACATACAGGTTACAGAACTGACCTGTTTCAGAGAGACATCAGCAAGGTCTTGGTGACCGATTTCTTTGGAAGTGTGCGTAACGTTGAAGTATCCACCAGTCGCTTACCTCTATCGGAAGTAAATCACACAAGATCTAAAGTGGAGACAAAAGTCTCTGGAGGGACGTATTATTATGTGGATCAGTTTCCGTCAAAGCCTGCGGAAAACAGTGAG gATAAGAAACAGAGAGTCCAGTTTTCCAATCAGTTTATCATTGCCAATACTATCCTCTTGGCTATTGCTGCGGTGGTACTGGTTTCAAGGAGGTGA